From Thalassovita sp.:
TGCCAATCGCCCACCAGCAGGCTGGCATGCAGTTCGGCTGCCGCGTCTGAGACCGGGTATGGATCATGGGCGATGACACCGTTCCTTTGTTTGGCCACATAGGCCTGTGCAAAGGTGACGAAGCCGGCAAAAGCAATCACCGCCAAGACGAGGGCTGTGATGAACAGCCTTTTAATCCATTTAAACATTGATCCCTCCCGTTTGCGGGTCAGGGTAGGCACAGGCCTGCGTGACACCAAGGGTTACCTTGCGTAGGCTTCACGTTATGATAGCGCCGAACCAACAGCGCCGGGGCGGCGTTGATCTGAGACAGAGATGTAAGACAGAGAGATTGAGGGAAGATCATGGCGGATCCTAACGAATTTGATGAGGTCATGCCGGACCGTGAACCACGGCCCGAGCCGCGATCGCTGGTGGTGGTGGAAAGCCCGGGCGCACGAATCCTGTATTCCGTTGTGATCTGGGTGATGATGGGCTTTGCCTCAACCGTGATTGGGGTTCTGGCGCTGCTGCAGGCGGGGATCCTGTTGACCAATGGCAAACGGCGCAATGAACGGATTGCAGGTTTTGGCACCGATATCGGCATCTGGTTCGCCAAGGCGACCCGCTACATCACGGCGGATAGCGAAGACAAACCCTGGCCCTGGACCGAATTGGACTGAGCTGGACTGAGCAGGGCAGGGCTGGCCTGATCCGCCTCATCGGGCCGATTTGTAATCAGGCTAACCCGCGACCACATAGTTCTCAGTGTTACGGAGGTGAATATGGCTGGTGGCTGAGCGCGTGATGGCGCAGTGGAAGAGCAGATCGAAGCCTCGATCAAGGATGAACTGGCCCGCATGAAAGCGGTTCGGGCGGAGCCTCAGGGTGACAGCCTGACCCATTGTGCCGAGTGTGAAGAGGAAATCCCCGAAGCCCGCCGTCTGGCGCGCCCCGGGGTGAAACTGTGCATCGACTGTCAGGAGGAACGTGATGGCGCCTTCAAGCAGCGCGGCGGCATCAACCGCCGCGGCTCCAAAGACAGCCAGCTGAAGTAACGCCACCGTTTCGCTGCGGCTTGACCCTTGGGCGGAGGCCCGCTAGCGTCGCGGTAGTGATTGAGAACAAGACCAGTCAATGAGGGAGGGTCGGATGCATATCAAACGTTATCACGATCGAACCCGCGGACCGGTTGATGCCCTGCAGATCCGTTTGCAGGGCTGATCAGAGACAGCATTCCGCCGGATCACTTGCAAACCTAGCCGGCGCCATGTCTTTCGATTTGCCCTAATCGGCAGCCGATGTGCTGTCACCCTGTGCATGAAAGACTTCACAAATGTCCCTGATTTCCCTGAACAAAACCGCTGTCATTTTCGCGGATCCTCTGTTTCGCGACCTCTCACTCACGCTGAACAAAGGTGACCGCCTGGGTGTGATCGCCGCCAACGGGCGCGGTAAATCCACCTTGCTGTCGCTGCTGTCAGGCACGCTGGACCCCACCGAGGGGGAGCGCACCACCGCCCGTGGCCTGCGCCCAGCCCTGGTGCCGCAGCATGTGCCTGACGATCTGTTGCCCCTCAGCCTTTATGACGTGGTGCTGGGGGCGCTGGACACTGATCTGGCCGAACACGAAAGCTGGCGGGTGGATGTGGTTTTGGCAGATCTGCAGGTGCCTTATGGGTTGTGGCACCAGCCGATGACCACGCTGTCCGGCGGCTGGCAACGGGTGGCGCTGTTGGCGCGGGCCTGGATCGCAGAGCCCGATGTCTTGCTGATGGATGAGCCGACCAACCATCTGGATCTGCAGCGGATCGGCATCCTACAGGACTGGCTGGCCACAGTGGCCCGGCAGGTGGCCTGTGTGATCGTCAGCCATGACCGCGCCTTTCTGGAAGCGACCTGCAATCGCAGCCTGTTCCTGCGCCCAGAAGGGTCCCCACAGTATGCGCTGTCCTATGGCGCCGCGCGCGCTGCGCTGGTGGAACATGACGCGGCCCAGGCGCGCCAGTTTGAAAATGACATGGCCAAAGCGGGCCAGTTGCGGCGCCAGGCGGCGAAGCTGAAAAACACTGGGATCAACTCGGGCTCGGACCTGTTGCTGACCAAGACCAAACAGCTGACCGCCCGGGCGGACAGGCTGGAAGAGGCAGCGCGCCCCGCCCAGCAAGACCGTAGCGCCGGGCGGATCCGCCTCGACAGTTCCAGCACCCATAACAAGGCCTTGGTCACGCTGGATCCCACTGAGGTTTTGCGGCCCGATGGGGCGCTTTTGTTCAAGGTCCCGCAGCTCTGGATCAACCGGGGTGACCGGGTGGTTTTGCTGGGCGGCAACGGAGCTGGGAAAACGACGCTGGTCAGACGGGTGATCACCGCATTGACCGGGCAGGATGCGCAGATCCGGGTGGTGCCTTCGGCGGTGCCGGGCGTCTCCACCCAGGATCTCAGCCAGCTTGCCCCCTTCAAAACCCCGATGGAGGCGGTGCTGAGCAGTTCCGACATTGGTGATCGGTCTGCCCGGATGGTGCTGGCCGGGGCCGGCATGGCGCATCAGATGCAGGACCGCGCCTTGTCAACCTTGTCAGGCGGACAGCGGGCGCGGCTGGCGATGTTGCTGTTGCGTCTGAAACAGCCGAACTTCTACGTTCTGGATGAGCCGACCAACCATCTGGACATTGAAGGGCAGGAAGCCTTGGAGGTCGAACTGCAGGCCGAGGGCACCACCGCCCTGATCGTCAGCCACGACCGCGCCTTTGTGCGCAACATCGGCACCCGGTTCTGGCAGATCACGCCGCGCGGCACCACTGCCCATCTGCAGGAGGTGGCAGACCCCGAAGCCTTCTTTGCCAGCCAGATGCAGCTGGAGGCTTAGCGGTCCAATACAGCGGGCCAGTTTGCGTTGGCTTTGGCGATGTTGCCCGGCACATCCTCAAGCCAGCGCTTCTGCACCCCTTTGGAGAAGTTCAGATACAGCTTGCCGTCCACAATACGCCAGGCCTCGGGCACAGTGGGGGCGGTGGCGCCATTTGCGACAGCATAGGCGCAATAGCCACCAAACTGCGGTGCATAGGCCGCGGGATCGGCGGCGAAGGCGGCGCGGTTGGCCTCCGATGCAAACCGCCAGGTGGCGCCCATCCAGTCATGGGTGATGTCCTTGCGGCCCATCACAGGCTTGTTGTCGGTGAAATAGGCCACCACATCCGATCCATCCACGGCTATGCCGTCTTCGGTGTAGATCTTCGGCGTCGCGGCGCTGGCAAGGCTCGGCAGGCTGAGCGCGGCGGCTGCGGCGGGCAGGGTTAGCAGGATGTGGCGACGGGTCAGTTGGCTGGGCATCTTAAGTCTCCTCCGGTTCGGTTGATCCCAATGTGGAGGAGGTTTCAGCCCCGCGCTACAGCCCTCACGGTGCTGTGACAGGACGTTAGCCGCTAGGCGGCAATGTTACAGATGACCCAGCCCAGTGGCACCGCGCCACGGCCAGTCAGTCTCCCCCCTGCCTTTCAATGATCCAAAAATACTCACTGCGCGACGGTAGCGGCAGGCGCCGCCGTCAAATAAAACAGGCCGCCGAGGTATCCCAAAAAGGTGTCCCTAGGCGGCCTGTCATTAAGGTGTGGATCGGGGGGATCAGTCCTCCATCGCTTCCAGCTCATCAATCATGCCGGAAATCATGCTGAGGCCCTTGTCCCAGAAGGTCGGGTCGCTGGCGTCCAGGCCGAAGGGGGCCAGCAGTTCCTTGTGGTGCTTGGATCCGCCTGCTTTTAGCAGGTCAAAATACTTGTCCTGGAAGCCCTCGGGGTTTTCTTCATAGACCGCGTAAAGCGCGTTCACCAACCCGTCGCCGAAGGCATAGGCGTAGACGTAGAAGGGCGAATGCACGAAGTGCGGGATATAGGCCCAGAAGGTTTCATAGCCTTCCATGAAGTCAAAGGAGTCACCCAGGCTTTCGGCCTGCACCGACATCCACAGATCGTTGATGTCATCCGGGGTCAGTTCCCCCTCACGACGCGCGGCGTGCAGTTTGCATTCAAAGTCGTAGAACGCGATCTGACGCACCACGGTGTTGATCATATCCTCAACCTTACCGGCCAGCAGGATCTTGCGCTCTTCTTTTGTTTCGGCCTTTTCCAGCATCTTGCGGAAGGTCAGCATTTCCCCAAAGACTGAGGCGGTTTCGGCCAGGGTCAGCGGGGTGGAGGAGAGCATTTCACCCTGTTCGGCTGCCAGCACCTGATGCACGCCATGACCCAGCTCATGCGCCAGTGTCATCACATCGCGCGGTTTGCCAAGGTAGTTCAGCATCACATAGGGGTGCACCTCGGTCACGGTGGGGTGGGCGAAGGCGCCGGGGGCTTTGCCGGGTTTCACACCGGCATCAATCCAGCCCTTGGTGAAGAAGGGATCGGCGATCTCACCCATACGCGGATCAAAGGTGTTGTAAGCCTCCATGACGG
This genomic window contains:
- a CDS encoding DUF4389 domain-containing protein translates to MADPNEFDEVMPDREPRPEPRSLVVVESPGARILYSVVIWVMMGFASTVIGVLALLQAGILLTNGKRRNERIAGFGTDIGIWFAKATRYITADSEDKPWPWTELD
- a CDS encoding ATP-binding cassette domain-containing protein, giving the protein MSLISLNKTAVIFADPLFRDLSLTLNKGDRLGVIAANGRGKSTLLSLLSGTLDPTEGERTTARGLRPALVPQHVPDDLLPLSLYDVVLGALDTDLAEHESWRVDVVLADLQVPYGLWHQPMTTLSGGWQRVALLARAWIAEPDVLLMDEPTNHLDLQRIGILQDWLATVARQVACVIVSHDRAFLEATCNRSLFLRPEGSPQYALSYGAARAALVEHDAAQARQFENDMAKAGQLRRQAAKLKNTGINSGSDLLLTKTKQLTARADRLEEAARPAQQDRSAGRIRLDSSSTHNKALVTLDPTEVLRPDGALLFKVPQLWINRGDRVVLLGGNGAGKTTLVRRVITALTGQDAQIRVVPSAVPGVSTQDLSQLAPFKTPMEAVLSSSDIGDRSARMVLAGAGMAHQMQDRALSTLSGGQRARLAMLLLRLKQPNFYVLDEPTNHLDIEGQEALEVELQAEGTTALIVSHDRAFVRNIGTRFWQITPRGTTAHLQEVADPEAFFASQMQLEA
- a CDS encoding YHS domain-containing (seleno)protein, which produces MPSQLTRRHILLTLPAAAAALSLPSLASAATPKIYTEDGIAVDGSDVVAYFTDNKPVMGRKDITHDWMGATWRFASEANRAAFAADPAAYAPQFGGYCAYAVANGATAPTVPEAWRIVDGKLYLNFSKGVQKRWLEDVPGNIAKANANWPAVLDR